Within Cucumis melo cultivar AY chromosome 4, USDA_Cmelo_AY_1.0, whole genome shotgun sequence, the genomic segment CATGGGCATTAATAAAAGATTggtccttttattttattagagtACGCCCATAAGAATTGCCTTCATATAATAATAGTTCCCAAGTAACAAATTCTAGATTTACACAAAAATTCATGAGTCAAGTGGATCCAATCAAGTTAATTACACATCTTTATATGTTGGATTCTGTGGAATTGAAAAGCTTGTTCTTTTTTGCAACCATATGGTTTGAATTGTGAATTATTGTATATTTATTTGAGTGATAGACTCTAACCTAAacccaaccaaaaaaaaaaaaaaactatttaaattaGGTTGGTTGAAATTTACTTAAATCCAACCCGACCAACAAGAATACTACACTAATAATGAGATCAGATAATTTGATACGAGTTGGGGCTACTCATAACAAAGGTGGAATATGAGATTAGATTTTGACATATAATGGGGATGGCTTTGAGAACTCTAAAAATATTTTCGAAGACAAATGCAGCTGTGTAAATCGAACAGTTGTGACAATCCGGGCCGAGCGACggcttattttttaaaagtttatacATTATCAATctgaaaattaaaaaagttgaaaatagtTACACTGCACAGAACCATTGTAAAGCATGAGAATTCGACTGCTACTAGCTAACCTCAACTTCAATAAGGATCTGGGTTCCCATTCTCCTCAAAACTCTCTTATTCTTGTTTATGAGCCTATCCGGTTCTTGTCCGTCTTGAACCAAAAATCATATTCAAGGCAGAAAGTATTCTTCCTCACGCAGCTCCCTCGTTCGTACGACTAATTTTCTTTCGAGGGCTGGAAATGGCACATTCTGTATTATCTGCAGATCCGCTTTCACAGAAGGCTGTGTCTGCATTGCCTACAGATTCATTTCCAGACTCATTTTGATGAATGACGACTTCCGTGCAGACTGCAGATTTATCATTGCGGGTGGCAGCTTTGGTGGTGGAAACTGCATGTAAATCTTGAGGGGTATCAGCGGCATCGGGAGGAAGTGCACGTACATCCTGGGAGGTGGAAGCTTCAGGAGAAACATTAGGTACATTTTGGGGGGAGGCAGCTTTGGCTGAAATTGCAGGTACATCTTGCAGAGTGGCAGCTTTTGTAGAGACTGCAGTAACATCTTGGAGGATGGAGGCATTTGGGGAAACAGCGAGTACATCTTGGGTGTTGGCAGTTTCAAGAGAAACAGCAGGTACATTCTGAGGGGAGCCAGCTTGGGTGGAGGAAACTACAGGTTCATTTGGAGGGTTAGCAACTCCTGCTGCCATGACTGCTGAGGAGTCCATAAGGCTGGCAGCTATGGCAGCCTTCAAATCCTCATCCTCCATGTCTATTAGCATTTCTGTTTCTCCAGATGAAAGAAACGTATCTTGCTGCTCTGTCCAGTTTGCTCTTTGAGGAGGAGGGGGGGCTTGGGTGGAGTTGCACGATTTGGTTATCCTCTCAGCATCCTCAGGAGAAAGCCACTGACCATACCCGTTGGATGCTTCAGAGGATGAGATGGGAAAATCCTTAGGGAAGTTACCCCTAACAATAAAAATGCTCCAACCAAAGCCCTTTAGAGAGTCCAAGTAAGCTGAAAGGTAAAACTTCGAAAGATGCTGAGGGGCTGCATATAAACTATCAAAATTGTACCATTCCCCATTCACTTTCCTAATACAAAACCAATGGTCTTGCAAGTGACATATAAATGCATTCTCCAGTTGAGGATCAATCTGCGCAGGCTCAGCAACTGGTGAGTTGAGAGGAATGACTTGGAGATCCCATACCTCCAAAGCCTTTTGTAAGACCTGCAAGCAAATATATTGTGGCTTAGAAAAATAAGATCATCCCAACAAGTTTTACGTTTTGTTTGCTTTATATACACACAGGAAAAAATGATCTATACAAAATGAACTGTGATCCCACCGAATACTACACTGCTTTACATCAAAACATTACccaagaaacaaaaaagaaaagaaagaagagataTAGGGTGCAAATTCAAGTATCCAAAACAAGATATCAAGTTTCATCAGTCTAATATCCACAAAATTCATAAGCAACGTGCCTTGTCTGGGGTAATTAACAGGAAACAAAGGTTTGGGATCCCCATCCTCGCTTGCCACTTTCAGTCTTGTTTGAGAACTCACTAAATCTTTGTCTACTCCCTCAGTTCACCCCTCAATGGTGTATTTCTCTTACTTCTTTTAGAAAGAAAGGGTTTTCTTAAATAGAAGTACCCAATACAAATTAGGAAAATACAAATAAGTGAAAAATAAACacacaaatatatcttaaaTACAATGAAAACATTGACAATAAAGATAATAATCAACACTCCCCTGCAAGCTGGTTTGAAGATATCATCCATAGTTAGTTTGTCAATTAAGTTATTGAAGTGCCACTTTGGAAGATCTTTAGTTAACATATCTACGATTTGTTCTACTGTCGGAAGATAAGGGATGCATATTATTCCTTGTACAACCTTCTCCTTTATGAAGTGTTTATCAACAGAAATCTTTCAAGTGATTTCTAACCATCCCATGTGCTAATTCAAGTTAAATTCAAGAATTAATGCCCGTCTAGTAACTCGTAGGTCATTTGGATTTGAAAACTAACAAATGTCATGCATTGGAATGTTATTCATCAACACAGCTACCTCAGGCAGATGACATTGGGACATAGGGGAGAATAGGAGCTATGGGTTTGTGCAAGTAGGGAACAAACATTGTCTTGAGAAATAGTCATGCAGTGGCTTAAACCGGTTAGCCTATTCCTACTGTAAAAAGAATACATAACTGTAACATCAGAATCACAATTCAATCCCTTTCCGtaagatattatatatattcacaAACCACTGTTCCTGAATGCAATTGAGATATTCAATAAAAACCTAGAATTCGAGTGGTGAAGAGAGATGCTAAATGGAATTCAaatgaaatgaagaaaattccAGAGAGGAAGAAGCGTAATTAGTAAAAGTAAAGCGATCATAGTAGTTGagtagaaggaagaagaagaagaagaaaggaaaccTGGATGCTGAAATCACCGTCTAAGGAGACATTGTGAGACTCTTCGGAGAGGAAATCACCGGTGGTGGAACCAGAAAGCATCATCTGGCGCTCTTTGCGGTCAAGATCGGAAGCGAGAGCAGCCAAATCGAATTCGGAGAAGAAAGGACCTTGTAAGACGGTGTTGACGCAATGCACAGCGCAGAGCTTGGATTCCTGAACCTCGTGATACAACATGCCGCCATTGCAGGCTCCGTCCATAGTCGGAGGAAAGAGAGGGGGGAGGAGGAAAAGGAAGAGAAATTATAAACCCTAGATTAGATTAGATTAGATTAGAATAGAttagaaggaagaagaaaggaatgCGTGTAACTTTTggtgaattattattattattattattattattattattattattattattctctctctctctctctctctctctctctatgaGTATTTGGAAAGGAAGtaaaaggaagaaagggaaatGCGGTAATAAGGAAGAAAGAGGCGTTGGGATCTTTTTCCCTTTTGTCAGTTTCTACGATGGAATCGGAAGTTGAAATTCCACACGTGTTCCCAAACTGTTTCAAGCGTGTCCAtcttttttttagtaataatAAATAGGAATATTACAAACTTAAACGTTGAAATGccaaacacacatatatatataataataataataataatatttaaaattatattaaagtCAGATATGGAAATAaactaaattttgttatattttataacaaGTCTATTTGTAAAactatatttaaattatataattctattaatgtaaataaagtttaaaatatataattatataaaaataaccGATTATTTCTAACTATAAAGTCATTTTTTTAGCACACCATCTTTACCAAAAAGAATACTAAAttgtttttattgaattaaaatGTTTAATATTTAATGTAGTATATTATATGATATCACCAAATAAGAATTAATATAAAACTAGTTTATAAATTAAGTAGTAGCCGTGTCTTTAGTagttcaaaaggaaaaaaattagtGTTTAGTGATTAACTATAATtggtttataaatatattttctaaacacattttaaacaaaaataaattgaaatttaatgTATGAATTTGTTGTCTAACACATGGTTtggaaacaaataaaagaaattccCTCTTATCTTATCGTGGAATGCAGTTGAACCGTTccaatataaattaaaataaccaTTTTAAAAGTGTCCTTTCTCCAATTATTTATATGTAAAGTGCCTTACTCTCCCCATCAATCCTCACGAAATACAATACTTATTAAAACTAAATGCAACAGCTTTTACAAACAAAAAGGGCGACGCCTTGGCATTCTACAAGCAATTGATTGCCCATAAGAGAGCTTCGGTTGTTGTGTTGTTGAGCTTCTCCTACCATTGTTGATGTGCTAATTGTACCCTGTCAAGCATGCCTCAATTTCTTTTGTTATGCTTAGATAGCATTAGCAACATCGGCAAGACTCGATTGACGTTTGTATATGTTAAAAATCAAGTCGTCTTTGATTCAAATCTATGGCCTCATTTTTACTCGAAACTCGAAAAAACAAGATGGGAATGGGATGGCCTTCAGATAAGATTCTCAAACAAGTAGATCGTAGTGGTTTCTACCGCTGTAAAGCAACCTCACAGGTTTCTTGGGCTTTCCTCCCTTGAACTCAGCTCCATATTCTGCAATGGGAATAAAGCTATGGCCCCGACAACCCATTTTGTGCTGCAAATCAGGTACAGAAACCAAAATCCAAGTAAACAGGAGCGAATTAAAACCCTGTATATAAGTTCCTTTGTTTTGCTATTCACTCCCTACCAAAGTTTTTTAAGAACCAAGCCAAGATCTAAAAACTAAGTCCCTCCTCATCTTTggtaacaattttgttttttgtttttttaaattaagactataataaccacTTTTATATATTGATTTGTGTGTTCTGTGAtttaatgttttcaaaattcaaaccaattttgaaaactaaaataataatattttttttttttaatttgttttgcttTTTGAAATTTGGCGAAAGATACATATGTGTGTTTACATAGAAAATATGATCAAGGAATTGTGTGAAACAAGCACAATATTATATAACCAAATATCAAAAGGATTACCAAACAtaactaaaaaaatttagtttttatatttagaGTTTGCCTAAAAAtattagtttttgtttttaaaacagGAAACTAAAAACGGAAGTGTAATCAAATGAGACTAAGTAAATTTATCAAAGTTAAACTTAAAAAGTGTAACATCACCAAATCTAGTTCCTACTCTGTTAATAACCCAGGACACTATCAGAGGATATAATCAACCTCAGTTAACAAACCAACACTTTTATGGTCATTAATAAAAGAATACCTCATGCCCTGGTATGTAGACAATGATAGGTTGCTTGCAGAGCTTTGACAATACCTGACGGAGATTAAAACAGATCATGATTCATTATGTCAACAAAGAGTGCCTTCACACATTATAAAGCATACATGAACAAGAAATCAATAAAATTCTGAGTATTCCTTGTGAAAACGCTAGTGGAAGAGAATAGAGAACTAACCAATAGCTCTGACTCTCCACCCCAGAAATCAGGTGTCCGAATTCGTTGGCAATAGCTGAAATTTACTTTTGGAAGTTCTCATTATCAGACCGCAAGCAAAAACTACTAAAATCTAAAAGGACAATTTCACAGAATGAAAAAGTAATGGGCAAACAAACTAACCGTTCTAATGGCTCCTCCACAGTAATTGCTATAAGGGCTTCTTCATACTGCCGTCTTTCTTTGCCATTGTCACAAATGACTTCTTTCACAGCCATGCGTAAATCATCTGCATGCTTAAATCTACCAGCATCAATCATTTATGAAATAACATAGCACAAACCGATTGATACAAATTTAGGTAGTATATCATTTTCCTCTTGACATTTTTTTGCCAAGCTATTTAATTAGAAACTTCATCAGAATCTCGAACATGATCCACACAAATATGAACAAAAAAAGGCCCTTGCTTGTAAAGTAAGCAGTGCTACAAGCACAAACTCACTTGAATAACTCAAGAGTGATATAAGgacattcatagaaaaatcCTAAAAGAGAATTTGAacttaatcaaattaaacacttgaaaacAATTAGAAAGAAGAGAGAAGCACATGGTCCGACACATCTTTTGTTGTGTAACAGATAAAGCAAGCATTTTTTTGTGCTACAAGGACAATTCACTAGTCAAGGTAACCGAGTGTCAAAGTGCTTATGTCAAAATGAAACactatataaagaaaaaaaaacccttttatttctagattttgaagttctttttttttttcaagattctagCTCTGATGCTGAAATACGTAGCTAGTCTACAACCGGAGCACCTTCCGAAGACATTTGGTTGTCATAGTAAACAGAATATTTGGACAATCCTCCTGCTTGTTCTATCAACTTGAACATTATGTTCCGCACTCAAGTATccaaaataatatatgtttAGACTAGCAATGTACCTACTAGAGATGATATATCAGAGCTAACCTGCATCATTTTTCTCCTCAAATGGACGAAGAGGAATCCCCCTGTTGAAAGCCATTCCTTTAGCCTGATTTTATCAAGAGGAAGTTAGTTTAATAGGCAAGAAAATTAGCTTTCAATCCCTTGCTGCATCAAGTAAGCGGGAACACAAATACTATGACAGTAATTAAGAATGAAATGACTGCCTTTAATCTTCTGTTTCTATTCAATACCCTTGTTTCTAACAATTTATTTGTCTTCCACTTCATAAAAGTTGAATAAAATTTCAGAAGCAAAAACATGTGatcataataataagaaatatatcaaaaaataaattaactattaacaaaCAAATTTGATTCACAGAAACATATAACTGAAGATGAAGTGGCTATCAAAATCATAAATACACGATTAGATAATTTGAAACATGAATTAGAATAAACAGAGTAAATCACAAAATAAGTTCAGTTCAGGAGTGAACAACAGAATAAATAGGGGAATGAAGGTTACAAGCGCACGGAAAAGGCAGCGTCCATCTCCAGTAACTTTTTGGACTTTGTATTGCTCAGCTTTCCTCAATGCAGGCGATTCAATCCCCCTAAGAATAGCAATTTATGAAGTTGAAAAAACAATAATGGCGTTCAAAAACTCTACCAGAAATTAAAAGAGAAGGAATGAACTTACAGCACGGGTCCAATTTTAGCAAAGAGTGGATGACCACGATTCATAGACAAAGGGAAAGAAGAAGCAACTGAGTTCGAAGGTGAAATTGAACTTACAGGAGAAGATGAGAACTCAAACCGAGCAATTCCTAGTTGCAATTGCTCGAGAATTGACGCTACAAAGATGAACAAACAGACAACGAACTtaaaataaaggaagagatAGGAAGCATAagaatgaagaaagaagaaactggTTGAGGTTTCTCACCATTTCGAGGCTTCTCCGCCATAATATCCATCGGAGAAGAACGAAGAGAGAGTCGCTACTTGCTTGCCTATTATATTCGAACACGCCTGACGCTCTCCCACGACAGCTATCCCCGCCTTTGATATATTATGTAAtttaaatatatgtttttttctCATTGTtagaaataagaaaatataaatgaattgtgaattttgtaaatataattaaatggTTAATATGTttcatcaaattaaaaaaaaaaaaaaaaaaaaaaaaaaaacttacttaGTAATTTTTTGACTTATTGAACactaaaaaatgtatttgaatataaaaaaaaattctcttttaAAACAAGGCAAAaggaatttattttattttaatatgaaaTATGATAGACATAGAGTTAATACAAGAAGGGAATTACAGCCTTCCTATTTATGGGATAATCCTCTCCAAACTTGTTCAAGTACCACGTGTGGTTTGCACGTGCCCTAGGCACTAAATTTGCACACGTATAAAGGAAAAACCCTAGCCCAGCCCATGACCCGCACATCACCCCCCAGCCCAGCCACTCCATAATCTCTCCCAAATAGTTAGGACAACTCACCAACTCAAACCACCCTCCCTTCGGCACCTTATAACCGCCGCCGCTCCTCTTCAGTCCGACCAGAACACCATCCGACCATATATTCACCGCCATCCCCATCACAAAAACCACTCCTCCACCAAAAAACCGCCACCAAAACCACCCATCTCCCTCGTACTTCACGTAATGAGACACAGATCTGGTCTGCACGTAAGCATTGAGCAAGTTGAATCCGAATGCCATGATAGCCACAATCACCGGAAAACCGGCGGTGGCATTCCGTCGAGTCCCACTCCAGAGAAGACGAATTGGGTAGAAGCAGGTGCGATTGAGGTAGTGAAGGAGGAAGGGGGAGATGAGAAGGAGAGCCTTGGAATCGGAGGAGTGATCGCCGGATGGAAAGAGGAGGAGGGTCAACCATAAGGTGGGACTTTCCATCAGGAACCAGGCCAATGGAGCCGACATGGTTGGACCCCACCCGGGTCGGATGTGCTTCCCGTACGGCGCCTGGAGAAACCTCAGGGAGACGACGGTCGGTGGTCCAATGAGGTACAGGGCGAGAAGACTGTTGCGGAACAGAGCCTGATCCCAACCCATCACGGTAGGCGATGGATTCGAGGATTCCGGTTGTAGGTTTGAATCAAGTTGAGAAATTTGTGGCTGATCTGTTTTCAAATTTGTAACATATCTCATTAAAATCCAGATCTACATACCTAAAAGGAAGAAGCTGACAGAGGGAAGGAAGCCTATTGAATCTCATAGTGAAGTCACCTTCTCCACTATGGTAATAGACTTGGGACACTTTTTGGTGACTTTGTGGAGTAATTTCGATTAATAAAGTTCCGTAAAAATTGAAGGGTGAAAATCAATAATCATTATTCAATATGTAATCCATGGATCTAAAACTATATAATAAAAGGGGAGAAGGTTTATTCTCTATTTTTCATTagagtaattatcctttttcaatttggaaAGAGATGACTGGGTGTTCCTCtcttttttgtatttctttttataGATGAGGAAAGATGTTGAATatataaaatgttaagaacatttcaaaatcaagtaaggaaaaaaaatcagacttttttttattcttcacgagatagaaatttaattcgaaaatggaaagagaaacaaagaatatcactactgtataaacaaatagtttgataGTAAACATTACTCAATCTCCAATATCAATTGTTATCATTTCTTTTATTTGACACCAAGAAACGTAGTGAAATGATTTCCAGAAATGAGTCCTTGATTACtaaaaattggatttcataaaCACAATTATATACTGTGGGGACTCttctttcaaagaaaaaaaaaattaagaataacAAATTGAGAGTGATCCAAATTTATCACAATttgatcttataactagttagaatcttttttttcttctttcctagtaaatcatgaatttttCTCAGAACTGTTTAAAAGCTCACAacagcttgccaaacaaaagctaatagaaaaaagaatagggGTATTACTAGCACAGAACATccatctactattggattcatACTGGCATAACATGTACTATTGGATTCAGAAAAGCTTAGCCCTCAGGCAATTTGGCGACAAAAAATACCATGCAAGCTATTCTTGAAGTAACAAAGTTTTGGCTATTCTTCAAGAAATATCAGAAGTAAAACAGATTCCTTAAATGCATACAGGCTTCTAAACATCTAACTCTTGTATCTATCACATGCTCACATGATGATGTTCCCTTTTCTCTTACTTTTCCCTCTCACCTTTAATTCCCCATTGTTCACAGTATTTTCTTGTGCTCCTGTTTGAATTACTAAATCACTTGCCTTTGTTCTAAAATATAAACTGCCAAGAGATTCGCATAAGATTCTGGTTGAACAAGGATGCCTATATAAGATAATATGTGATAAGAGCCCTGATCATATCCTACGCAATCAACTTTTCTATATGATGCTACTTGACATGGATTGATTAGGGTTGGAGAAGACATATCTCAGGAAAGTAAGATTCCAATCATAAAGGATAACTTTGTTGATGCACTTCATTGtacaaaataaacataaatatgGGTTTACAGAATACCATTAGATGCACTATTGCAGTTCGTAAGCCAACTTTCAGAATCAAATTTGGGAGCATCAATGAGCCTTAGAATGGGTTTTGCTGGTTATATTTTCCAAGTTAAGCATCCCAACCTGAGGGAGGTAAATGGTCTGCAGAGAATTCTAAGGTTGAGAGGAAGAAAAATGCCTCCAAACCATCCAAAGCAGCAAACGAAGCATACAACATTAATAGCAGAACTGCTGGAAGTGACTCAAACGGCCAACTGTGGTGGGAACGATCCTGTATGATGAAGCAAGCTGTACATGTGGATGAAAGAGATGCTGGGGAGGTGAACTGATTCTCCAACCGGAATGCAAAAACAATATTGTGGTAATTCTTATCAGATGAACTTCTGTCAGATGAAAAATAACAGGCACGTCAGTTGTTAATTCGTGATTTGATGATACCAAGCAGAAAGCAGAACAATTCTAAGAAAGAACGTCCGACAGTGGAATCACTTGAGACTCCATTTGAAACAAGAGATTTCGAGAGTTACTAATGTAACTCCAATTAAAGGacttaaattttgaacttgatATCAATATTTTCAAGGTAGAGAAAAGGATATAGGCTACAAATCAATCTATTGTCAATCAAAAAGGGCGTAGAACAAATAAACCGATTCTCTCAAAACTTTTTTAAGTGAGCTTGAAGAATATATTCTAAGTCATAGTCCTCAAGAGATAAGAATAGATTAGTCTCTCTCCTATCCTTTATGGCTTCTAAGAGAGTTGGTTGATCTATCCTCCGTTAATAAACTTGTCAATCGAGCATTCTTCAAAACTACGAACTTTGTAATTTCAGTTTCAAAGAATAAAACTACAAAGATCAGTTAACTGTAATAAAAGAAGCCAATGTACAATTGCACATGCTTGAGCTTCAGCTTGATTTACATTACAGCAGATATTATCCATTTCAACCAGAAAACAGAGCAAAATTCTAATCAAGCTATTCTAACGATTCAACTTGAGTTTATCTTACAGAACCAGAAGCAAAGAATGGAGAAGCTTACATTAGAATTAAAAAGCTTGCAACACAGGTCTTTTTCCCAGCCTCTTTATTTCTCTATCCATGTTCCCCGTAAGCATCAATCCAAACATCTTGAAATCACAAAGAAGAGACCAAAATGGATGGCCAAAGGTGGCGGGAACATTTTCCTCAACAAAGAAATGGCTGTACCAGGCGAACCCATAACCAGTTAATGGAACAAGGAACAGAAACCACCAGCTAAACAATAAGGAGCatagaaagaagaagatagCAGAAAGAGTTCCAATGAAGTGCCAACGTCTCGTCGATGGTTTAGAGTGCTGGTTCATGTAGAAAACCCAGAACTCATCTAAACTCCTGAAATTCATAAATCCAGAGTTGAAAAACGAAAAACCAGAAACTGATTTTCTTGAGGATTCTGAAGAAACCCCGATCAAGAATTTCAAAACCCAAGTCAGAAATGGATGGATCGGTGTTGAAAACCTAATTGAGGCAACAAGGTATACGAATCACCAACTCTACCAACATGGATTTTATTTATGCCGATTGGCTTGGTTTGAAAGGGTGATGGAAAACTGAAGGTGGGTTATGGCGTCTGGTTCACTTCACACGCGCAACCAAAtggaataataatgaaaaactCTTTGAAGCCATAAATTTTTCAGAGGTTTGAAGTTTTGAATAGAATTGAATCAAAATGTCGGCAAAAATGATTTTGGGCCTCGGATCACTACACAATGCTAAATCTAGGGTTTACATTAGATTTGGTTTGAGGGATATGGGATCATACAAAACTTCAGCCCACTTTTTCTCTATTAAATTCTCATAATGAAGTACACCAACAAAATTTTTTATTCAGAAAGAAATCTCTTTTAATCAATTGGAAATATTCACTTTCCTGTTTCATGAATGTACAAGAATATTGCATTAATTAACAACCCAAAACACTAACAAACAAAATTGATCTAAATAGAGTAATGGAATAGTACAAATTCCTCGTTTTTCCTTCATaagtgtgaaaaaaaaaataaaggaaaaatgaaaaattttaacACCATGCAAATTTTTGATGTGATGTGAGCAGTAAGAAAGGaagatgcattttttttttcttcagtaATGAGTTGTAAAAAGGAAGGTAGAAAAATAGATGTCTTTGGAAATGCACTAAATATAGTCCTTAACAAGTTTATGGAATTTGATGTTCTTCAAATCATGAAATTTTTTGTTCACACTATGATTACTACTTTCAATTAACATGTTAGTAATGGTTTCAAAATGATGTGTAGAGCTTACAACATTAAATcaatttattataaaataacaaaaaatcaaatgtGAATATAGAAAGTTGGTAGGAGTACTAGGAATTTTCTCCAAATGAtgttaaagtagaaacttaaATCAAAACTTTAAGATTCGTAGAATAGAATAAAAGAACAT encodes:
- the LOC103486329 gene encoding ataxin-3 homolog, yielding MDGACNGGMLYHEVQESKLCAVHCVNTVLQGPFFSEFDLAALASDLDRKERQMMLSGSTTGDFLSEESHNVSLDGDFSIQVLQKALEVWDLQVIPLNSPVAEPAQIDPQLENAFICHLQDHWFCIRKVNGEWYNFDSLYAAPQHLSKFYLSAYLDSLKGFGWSIFIVRGNFPKDFPISSSEASNGYGQWLSPEDAERITKSCNSTQAPPPPQRANWTEQQDTFLSSGETEMLIDMEDEDLKAAIAASLMDSSAVMAAGVANPPNEPVVSSTQAGSPQNVPAVSLETANTQDVLAVSPNASILQDVTAVSTKAATLQDVPAISAKAASPQNVPNVSPEASTSQDVRALPPDAADTPQDLHAVSTTKAATRNDKSAVCTEVVIHQNESGNESVGNADTAFCESGSADNTECAISSPRKKISRTNEGAA
- the LOC103486327 gene encoding OVARIAN TUMOR DOMAIN-containing deubiquitinating enzyme 3 — translated: MDIMAEKPRNASILEQLQLGIARFEFSSSPVSSISPSNSVASSFPLSMNRGHPLFAKIGPVLGIESPALRKAEQYKVQKVTGDGRCLFRALAKGMAFNRGIPLRPFEEKNDADDLRMAVKEVICDNGKERRQYEEALIAITVEEPLERYCQRIRTPDFWGGESELLVLSKLCKQPIIVYIPGHEHKMGCRGHSFIPIAEYGAEFKGGKPKKPVRLLYSGRNHYDLLV
- the LOC103486328 gene encoding steroid 5-alpha-reductase DET2 is translated as MRYVTNLKTDQPQISQLDSNLQPESSNPSPTVMGWDQALFRNSLLALYLIGPPTVVSLRFLQAPYGKHIRPGWGPTMSAPLAWFLMESPTLWLTLLLFPSGDHSSDSKALLLISPFLLHYLNRTCFYPIRLLWSGTRRNATAGFPVIVAIMAFGFNLLNAYVQTRSVSHYVKYEGDGWFWWRFFGGGVVFVMGMAVNIWSDGVLVGLKRSGGGYKVPKGGWFELVSCPNYLGEIMEWLGWGVMCGSWAGLGFFLYTCANLVPRARANHTWYLNKFGEDYPINRKAVIPFLY
- the LOC103486326 gene encoding uncharacterized protein LOC103486326, producing the protein MNFRSLDEFWVFYMNQHSKPSTRRWHFIGTLSAIFFFLCSLLFSWWFLFLVPLTGYGFAWYSHFFVEENVPATFGHPFWSLLCDFKMFGLMLTGNMDREIKRLGKRPVLQAF